From a region of the Castanea sativa cultivar Marrone di Chiusa Pesio chromosome 10, ASM4071231v1 genome:
- the LOC142612955 gene encoding amino acid transporter AVT1I-like produces MAEQVELATINTGGTSFLRSCFNGINALTGIGLITIPYTLSQAGWIGLCLLLAMAFTTCYTGLLLQRCLESNPSIKTYPDIGYHAFGRKGRIIVSTFTYLELYIVPTGILILEGDNLFKLFPNVSMEVAGHYIGGKEIFVIGSGLVILPTMWLKDLRLLSFVSAGGILSCVIVITSILWVGAVDGVGFSSKGKLFELAGIPTAMSLYAFNYGAHPVFPTLYSSMKDKNQFSKVLFVSFSLSTLSYILMAVLGYLMFGQDVQPQVTLNLPTSRVSSKIAIYTTLVGPIAKYALIVMPIANAIESRLPRYYNIKLICIFLRTLLLVSTIIVALVFPFFGILMALVGAILTITVSIILPCLCYLKISKGYQKWGCEVLIIVVIMINAVLIGVISTYFSLKEIIKNL; encoded by the exons ATGGCAGAGCAAGTGGAACTTGCAACCATCAATACTGGAGGAACAAGCTTCCTAAGAAGTTGCTTCAACGGAATCAATGCTTTGACAg GGATTGGCCTGATAACAATTCCTTACACACTTTCGCAAGCTGGATGGATAGGCCTCTGCCTTCTTCTTGCAATGGCATTTACTACATGCTATACTGGCTTACTACTTCAACGATGCTTGGAGTCAAATCCATCAATTAAAACCTACCCTGACATAGGCTATCATGCTTTTGGACGTAAAGGAAGAATTATTGTTTCAACTTTCACATATCTAGAGCTCTATATAGTCCCAACAGGAATTTTAATACTAGAAGGAGATAATTTGTTCAAGTTATTTCCAAATGTTAGCATGGAAGTAGCAGGACATTACATTGGAggaaaagaaatttttgttataggtTCAGGGCTTGTGATTTTACCTACAATGTGGTTAAAGGACTTGCGGTTGCTTTCATTTGTATCAGCGGGTGGTATCTTGTCGTGTGTTATTGTCATCACCTCCATTTTGTGGGTTGGTGCTGTTGATGGAGTTGGGTTCTCTAGCAAAGGAAAGCTATTTGAATTGGCTGGAATTCCAACTGCTATGAGCTTGTATGCCTTTAACTATGGTGCTCATCCAGTGTTCCCAACCTTATACTCTTCTATGAAAGATAAAAACCAATTTTCTAAG GTCTTGTTCGTCAGCTTCAGTCTAAGTACTCTCAGCTACATATTAATGGCAGTCCTTGGTTACTTAATGTTTGGCCAGGATGTACAACCTCAAGTGACATTAAACCTACCCACAAGCCGAGTGAGCTCAAAGATAGCAATATACACGACTTTAGTTGGTCCAATCGCTAAGTATGCTCTAATAGTTATGCCTATTGCAAATGCTATTGAAAGTCGCTTACCTCGATACTACAATATCAAGCTCATTTGCATATTCTTAAGAACACTGTTACTGGTTAGCACAATCATTGTTGCTCTGGTTTTTCCATTTTTTGGGATACTAATGGCACTTGTTGGGGCAATTCTTACTATCACCGTCTCCATTATTCTTCCATGCTTGTGTTACTTGAAGATTTCTAAAGGTTATCAAAAGTGGGGTTGTGAAGTTTTGATTATTGTGGTAATCATGATTAATGCCGTTTTGATTGGGGTTATAAGCACATATTTTTCtctaaaagaaataataaaaaatctgtag